The region GATTTTTACCGCGAGGCGCATGGCCTCATCTTTGCCAGTATGCGGGGTCTATTCGAGCGCGGCGATCCGGTGGACCTGATTACTCTCTCCGAGGCCCTGAAAAAGACCGGGACCCTGGACAAAGTTGGTGGACCGGCCTATCTGGCGGAGTTGGCCGATGCGGTCGGTACCGCGGCCAACGTTGAACATTATGCCCGCATTGTACGCGAGAAGGCGGTGCTCAGACGGCTTATTACCACCTCCGGCCAGATTTCTGAACAATGCTTTGCTTCGGTTGGCGAGGTGGACCAGGTCCTGGATGATGCGGAAAGGTCTATCTTTTCCATCCGTGACACGCGGCTCGAACAAACGCTTCAGCCTATAGACAGTGGGATGCTGACCAGGACCATTAAAATTATTGAGGATCGGTATGGGAGCGGCGGTTCGATCATTGGCGTTCCCACCGGCTTCAAGGATTTGGACCTGCTGACCTCTGGATTCCAGCCTTCAGACCTGATCATAATCGCTGGCCGTCCTTCCATGGGCAAGACGGCTCTGGCCCTCAACATCGCCATGAATGCCGCCATCCCGGACGAAAGGGATATGAAAGAGGGGGACCCATACAGCGTCGCCTTTTTCTCCCTGGAGATGTCCCAGAACCAGATACTTCTCCGCCTGCTCTGTTCCCTGGCCCGGATTGACCTTCATGCCGTGCGCACCGGCCGGCTGCGGGGTTCGGATTTTACTCTCCTGACCGAGGCTGCAACCAAGCTGACCGAGGCGCCCATTTACATTGACGATAGCGGGGACCTCAGTATTCTGGATATCCGCGCCAAGGCCCGGCGGCTTAAATCCAGACTCCTGAACCAGGGCCAGAACTTGGGCATGATCATTGTTGATTATCTTCAACTAGTCAGGGGCCTGAGCCCTGAAGGCAGAAGGGGCCGGAGCGACAACCGCGAGCAGGAGATTTCGGAAATCAGCCGCTCCCTCAAGGCCCTGGCCAAGGAACTGAACATGCCGGTGGTCGCGCTGTCCCAGTTAAACCGCCAGGTGGAGAGCCGGCCTGACCGCAAGCCTATCCTGGCCGACCTGAGGGAATCCGGGGCCATTGAACAGGATGCGGACGTAATCACCTTTGTCTTTCGCGAGGAAATTTACAAACCTGACTATGAAGAGGTCAAAGGCAAGGCCGAGCTTCTGGTCGGTAAACAGCGTAACGGCCCCACCGGTGTGGTGCATCTGACCTTCCTGTCCCCCTGCGCCCGGTTCAGGTCTGCGGCCCGGCATGAGGCGGAGTATTAATGGCGAAGGATAAGAACCTCCTTAACCAGATTCATTCGCAAGGAGCCGTAACTTATTAGTAAGTTAGAAGGCCAGACAACCGGGCTTAAGTCCAACCAACTCCACCGGCTGCGAAAGATTTACCGTCGCCGGGTTCCCCCTAAATCACTTATCAGTCTCGAGCTGGCCCGGGAGATATCCGGGATTTCATTCGAGATCGGCCGCCAGGTCGGATTGCTGCTAAATCGTTCCGGGTCGGTCGCTTCGGTTGTGGTCGGAGACAGCCGCGGCCTGTTTCTTCCGATCATGGGTCGGCAGAGAGGCGCTCTAACCCGGCTTAAAGGCCTCCGTCTGGTGCATACGCATCTGTCCGGTGAGGGCCTCACTCAGGATGACCTCAACGACCTAGCTGCGCTCCGCCTGGACATGATTGCGGCCATTCAGGTCGGCCCGGAAGGCCTTCCTCAAATGATCGAGGCCGCCCATCTCCTGCCGGCCAATGACGGCAGGGAGACGGTGGCTCGTATATCTGCGGCTAACGTGACCAGCCTGGATATTGATTTTTCCGTCTTGATCCGGTCCCTGGAAGATGAGCTGGCCAGGACTCAAAAGGTCGCCCAGGCGGCCGGGTCCGTGGATCGGGCTATTCTGGTCAGTGTGACCGCTGTTAATAAGGCAAAGGCCGAGGATCATCTGGCCGAACTGGAGGAACTGGCTCAGACCGCGGGGCTCGAAGTCCTGGACAGGATTCTGCTTCATCAGCGCAAAAGCAGGTCCTCGCGTCTCCTTAGCCGGGACCGGCTCAGTGAGCTGACTATTCGAGCCTTTCAGCTGGGTGCGGACCTCCTTGTCTTTGGTCAGGATTTGAGTCCGGCTGAGATCAACAGGCTGAGCGATTTGATTGAACTGCGGATCATTGACCGCACACAACTCATTCTGGATATCTTCGCCCAACGAGCCCGAACCCGGGAAGGCAAGATTCAGGTGGAGATGGCCCAGCTCAACTACCTTCTCCCCCGGCTGATCAGGAAGAATACAGCCATGTCGCGCCTGACCGGCGGCATCGGGGGAAGGGGACCGGGTGAAACCAAGCTGGAAATCAACCGCCGCCGGGTGCGGGAAAGAATATCCCGCTTGAAAAAAGAGCTGGAACTCATCAAGGCCCAGCGCGGCAGGCACCGTGCCCGTCGGGCCCGGGAAGGCCTGCCTGTGGTTTCCATTATAGGCTATACCAACGCGGGCAAGTCTACCCTCCTCAATAATCTGACCCACAGCAACGTGCTGGCCGAAGACCGCCTTTTCGCCACCCTTGACCCCACCAGCCGAAGGCTCAAGTTCCCTCGGGACCGGGCGATCATCATCACTGATACGGTTGGTTTTATCGAGGATTTGCCGCCTGACCTTATTAACGCCCTGGCCGCAACCCTGGAAGAGCTTTCAATCGCGGACCTGCTGCTCCATGTCATTGATACATCCAACCCCCGATTTTCCGAACAGATTCAAACCGTGAACGACCTGCTCGCCAGGCTTGACCTCTCGCACATTCCGGTCTTGCCTGTCCTGAACAAGGTTGACCTGGTTGATCCCAAGATCGTTCCGGGCCTGGCCGGGAGGTACAGGGCCCTGGCCCTGTCTGCCATTGATCCGGACACTTTCTCTCCCCTGGTCAAGGAGCTTCAGCGCCGTTTACACTGGTTTGACGACTTGCCCCTGAAGGCCAAGGGATATGCGCTTTAGCGTCCATTTAAGTACAGTGTCGCAGGGAATAAACCGCATCACCTGGAAACTGTGAAAAAAATTTTATGAGGCAGAATATGAAGAAACCCAGATTCCTTATGCTGTGTCTTGTCTTTTTTTTAGTCCTTTGGTTCCCCCTTTTAAAAGCTGACAATGCAGGGGCCGCCCAGAGCCTGTGGTCCCAGAAAGTCAAATTCCATCATCCGCTCAAGGACGTCTACACTGCCAGCCAGCCCATCTCCGGCTGCGCCTGGGTGGAGACCGACGACGGGGTCGTGCTCATAGACACCTTGCTGACCAAATGGGCCGCCAGGCAAGCATTAAACAAGATCCACGAGACCAGCGGCAAGGTGAAATATATTATCTACACGCATGGCCACCTGGATCATGTGGGCGGATGCGCGGTCTTCATGGCTGACTGTCCAAAGGAGATAATAGCCAACAAGTACGTGCCCGACCGGCTGGATAAGTACAAAATGCTGGCGGAGCACCGGGCCCGCATCGCATCGCAGCAGTTTAATATTCCTGCAAGACCAAGGCAGGTTTATGACTGGATCTATCCGACCAGAACTTTTTTAGGCACATTGACCCTTTCTATTGGCGGCAAGACATTTGAACTCCATTCCGCCCGCGGGGAAACAGACGACGTCTGCTGGATCTGGGTCCCGGAGATCAGAGCGGCCTTTATCGGGGACCTGCTCATCGGTACCTTCCCAAACATTGGCAACCCCTGGAAACCGACGCGGTTTACACTGGACTGGGCCAAGGTTCTGGAAGAAGTGCGAGCCAAGAATCCGGAGTTCGTCTTTTGTAATGGGGCCGGGATTGTTTACCAAGGGAAAGAGGCTCTGGAAGTTCTGGAAGACACCATTGAGGCCATCCGCAGTCTGCATGATCAGGTCGTTGAGTGCATCAACAAAGACATGCACATAACAGAAATGATTCATGCCGTTAAACTGCCAGATCACCTCAAAGACAAACCCTATCTTCGGTTCACATACTCCCGGCCGGAATTCTTCGTCTTCAACACCTACCGCTGGTACCATGGCTACTTTGATCACAATCCGGCTAACCTTCTGCCGCGGCCCCAGAAAGAGGTGAACGCAGAGATTTTTAAGCTTATCGGGGATCAGGATAAAATCCTGCGCAGAGCCAGGGAGCTCTTTAACCAGGGCCAGGCGCAGCTCGGGCTTCAAGTTCTGGATGTACTCATTCAGGCTGTTCCAGATAATATCGCGGCGCGTAAATTACGCATTAAAATCATGGAAGCGCTTAGCTTAGGTGATTACTGCTGGATGTCCCGCAACGCCTGGACTCATTTCATAAAAAAAGACAGACAGTTCATATACTTAAATAGTAATCCTTAAAGTTTTACTTTCAACTCAGGTGAAATCAAATCACCTTATGCTGTTTGGCCTTTCATTGCCTCTGCCTTAAGGCGGTTGAGGGCCTAGAGTCAGTCAAGTATTTTCGGCCCAAACGACGCTTGAGATGAAGCCGGTGAAAATTTTGGACTCCTATCGAGTTTGGTGTTATCCTTGATGAACTCAAACATTCAGAACCAGAGGCTGGAGAAGGTTTGACGCATGCGTGCTGACAGGATTATCCGGATCATCGCTTTGATCCTTTTATGCACCCTGGTTTATTATTTCAGCTACGACCAGGGACGCCGGACTATTAAACCCCGCGTTGACAAGCTTGAGCAGGCCTTGGCCGCCAAGGAGAGGGTCATTGAGGCCCTGGCTTTAGAGGTCCGCCGCCAGAAAGAAAAGGCGGCCAGGCTGGAGGAACAACTGAACCAGGGCGTCCGGGGTGATGTCGCTAAACCTGCCAACCAGGCCCTGGCCAAGGTCTTGATCCGGCTTGGCTCGTCCCGGACCCTGCTCGACCGACGCCTGGTTGTCGCCTGTCTCGAGATTGATCGCGAGGCAAAGCAGGCCATGCTCCAGTTTAACTTCCTCGAAGAAAACAGAATTCAGCCCGTGCTCGTCAAGGTTGGCCAGAGTGTCACCTTCACCTTGGCTGATAAGAAATACATCATTATTTTGGATCAGCTGCTCCCCTCCTCGGTACGCCTGCAGCTCATGACTCAATCGTGATGCATCAGTCATGAACGATAACCTGGAAATCATCCTGAATTTCCTGAGAGAACGTTCAACCCAGGCCCAGGACTGGCTTAAGTCCCCATATCTTTATCTTGATCCTGAGGGTGTCCAGTATTTATTTCAGGAGTTGACCGGCCTCAAAGGTTTGCCTTCGATGAGGCTCGATCCTGGGGAAGGCCGGGCTGAACTGAGGCTCGAAAGCGGCCCCGGCTCTGAACTTCCGCTTCATCTGGTGTATCAGGCCCTGGTTCCCCTGGTCAGGCAAAAAGCGCCTCTGATAAATAGAAAGGAAGAGCTGACTGGATTGGTCCAAAGCTATGCCTGGGTCCAGGGCATGCTCCAGGGAACGCGTTTCCCGGACGGTGCTTTCAATATCGAAATCCTTTTTCACGGGACACGAGGGCTGCTCTTTTATACCAGGGACTTTTTTAGCTCCATGCTGCGGCCCCTCCTGGACCATGACCGGATTTTTACCCTGCAGTGCCCGGTCGAGGCCCTGGTTTACGTGCATGGCCCGGTCATGAAGCAGATCTTTTACCACCATACATATGGCGACAACAAGGAGCATGACTGGCTGCCTCTGGTGCCGGTGGCCATCCAGGCATGTAAGGCGGATGGCTCCAGCCCCGGAACCAGTGAGAACGCGTGCTCAGCTAGGAGCTGATCTGCCTGGGGAAACCGGGTGGATTTTATTTTATCTTTTATGAAAGCAGGTCAGGCCTTATGATCCTTTTACTGTTTTTCTTTTTTATCGTCCTCTTCGTCTCATTTATCTGCTCGTTCTCAGAGGCGGTCCTCCTGTCTCTCACCCACAGCCATGCCGCCTTGCTGGAAAAACAGGGACTCAGGAGCGGGCGGATTCTTGTGGGGCTGAAGGAAAGGATAAATCGTCCCCTGGCGGCCATTTTGACCTTAAATACCATTGCCAACACCCTAGGCGCCGCCGGTGTCGGGGCTCAGACCCTCCACCTCTATGGCAGCAAATGGGTTGCCTTGTCATCAGGGGTGCTAACTTTTTGCATCTTGATTCTGGCGGAGATCGTTCCCAAGACGCTGGGGGCGGTTTACTGGAAGCAATTGTCATCTCCGGCCGCATATTTGATTCGCTTTTTAATCGTCGTTGCCTATCCGTTTGTCGTTATCATTGAAGGCGTTTCCCGTTTGATTGGGACCCGGAAGGATATCATCAAAATAACGCGGGAGGAGGTAATTGTGGCGGCCGAAATCGGCGAGGATGAAGGAGAATTAGTTCAAAGAGAGGAGCGCATCATAAAGAACCTCCTCCGTCTGAACAAAATATACGCCAGAGACATCCTGACCCCCAGGGCCGTTATTTTTGCGCAGCCTAAAGACCAGACCATAGGTGAGGTGCTCAAAGGGAATACTCCGCTCCGTTTTTCACGAATCCCTGTCTTTGGTGAAGACCTCGACGACATCATCGGTATGGTTTACCGATTTGAGCTTCTGGACCTGTTTTCGCGAGAACAGACTGACAAGAAGCTGGAAGCGATTGTCCATCCCGTTCATGTTGTGCCTGAATCCAAATCTATCGCCGAGATCCTCGACGAATTCATTAAACGGCGTGAACATCTCTTTCTGGTGGTGGATGAGTATGGAGGCACGGCCGGGATTGTGACCTTGGAAGATACGATTGAAACCCTGCTCGGCGTGGAGATCGTGGATGAATCTGATTCTATAGAAGATATGCAGGAGTATGCCCGGAGAAAGTGGGCTAAACGAAGGAGAGACGAAGGTCTCTATGAGTGAGTATAAATAAGGGGCCTTGTTTGAGCTTCTCTGCTTCCGTCCTTGACAGACAACATCTTTGCCTTATACTTTAGTTCAAGAGGCAGGTTTATCATGAGCTACTTAAGGAAAATTAAAGAGGAGATTTCATTCAGCCTGCATCTGCGCCGCGAGAAAACCGCCCGGCGTCTGGGCGAACTTTCCTCCCGCGAAAAGAGGCTTTATCTTTTCCGCAACACCCTCGACACCTCACCCAGGACCGAATCGTTTAGATCCTGAACGAAAATTAAGGCAAACGACAAAAATACGTTCCGAATTTTTACATCCTCTCTTTATTTCGTGCAAAATAATCGGGGCGCCAGACATTTCTAGTTTGGCGCCCCTCTGCCGAAGGCAATCTTTTCCCTGTTATGAACCGGTAGTTATTTTGTTAGAAACGATTTTACATCTAGATTGTTGACGGCCAAAGAGAAGGCCTCGCTCAGGGTTTTCTGACCGGTTTTTTGGCCTAGCAGATTGTATTTTTCGGTTCGTCCCGAGACTCGCTCCTGATAAAAGACCTTGCCTTGCCGGTAAACTTTGGCAAAGAAAGTAACCTCGGCCTTAAAGTTACTTCCGACCAGGTCCAGCAGAACCTTTTCGATCTCGAGGGTTAGCGTCACGATCTCCTTAGAAGGCTGCTGGATGACACTTACGCCTAGGTTGCTGAGCCGCAAGTTCAATGCGTCTGTGAAGTCCTGTTTGATATCCGTGGTGGCGGTCTTTTCCTCATCCGGCTTGGCGGTCCGTTCAAACAGGTTTATGACTGAACCGGTGCCAGACCAGATCTTCATCTGTTTGACCTTCGGGCTGAGGATTTCCTTGACCGGGCGCATGTCTTTTACCTGGAGATAGATTCTTTTTACGGTCAAGGGTTTCTCTGTATCAGTTTTGTAACTGATACCCTTTTCCTGTGTAGCGCAGCTGCTTAAAAACAACAGGGCCAAGACGGCTGGCATGATCCTCTTCATCGGTCTCTCCTTTTTCTTTTGTAATAGGAACTCATCATATCTCAAGCGGTCTCTCAGTTCAAATAAAAAAGAGCTATTGTTATTTCTGGTTTTTCTTTCAATGCGTTTTATATCTTCAATCATTGTTCAGGATGGCGCCCGGATCTGCTTCAGAAAGTCGAAGCAAAGAACTTTGTTCAGGGAGCCTGGACAAACGTACCAGGTCTTACCGATATTTTTCACGCCGTTTCTTTCGAGCCGCCCGTTTCCAATCCTTGTCTTTTCTGTCTTTCCTTCTTTTTTCGCCTTGATGACGCCGCCACAGGTCTGGATCGCGCTCAGGCTCCAGCTTGAAGGTGCCGGGCGTTGGCGGTTCAGGTGGAGGCGAGGGTTTCTTTTTTTCCGCCACGGTTTTTTCTGGAGGCAAAGACGGCCCGGAAAAGAATTGCGGGGACAGGTCTTTGACCAGGTAGATTATCTCGAGCGGGCGCCAGAATACGGTCCCCTGTCGGCTTGCCTTGGCCGCCTGGACAGTCAAGAGAATGGGCTGCCGGTCTCGGCGGCTGCCGACGCGCAGAGCCATTTCAGGCGTCATGTAGAGGGGCACCCAGGGCCATTGGCTGGGCTTAAGCCCATGCTCGAGGATAGCGGGGTAGGCCTTACGCCGGGCAGCGTGATACAACAAGACCGGGGGATTGACTTCAGGAAATGGTCCCAGTTCAAGGTGCGTCTCGCCAGGCGCCACCCTGATCTGCTTATCTGCTATCTCAAATGTGGTGTCTGCCGGTTCTCTGACCAGGGCGTCGAGATGACTTTCCCGGACAAATGACCACCCTTGTTCCTCCCTGAGGGCAATCAGGAGTTCCTTGGTTGAAACAAAGCCCTCTTCATCCAATAACAGGCCGAATTCATCGGGTCGGTGGCCAAGCATGTATGTTACCATGCGGCTCAGGCTTTGCCGCTGCTGCCTGATTTTTTGTTTGCTCACCTTCCGGCTGTCTTGGTTTTCCTTTGCTTATTTATTGAAAATAGTAGCATGAAACAGGGATAAAAAAAAGGCCGGCTCATTCAGCCGGCCTCAAGAGGCAGGTTCTTCCTTAGTGGACTTTAATCTCTATCTTTTTGGGTTTGGATTCTTCTGTTTTCGGTAATGTCACCTTGAGGACGCCGTTTTCCATCTTGGCATTGATTTTTTCACGATCAACATTTTCGGGTAAGTTGAAAACTCGAACGTAAGTTCCATATCTGCGTTCACGCAGGTGGTATTCTTCCTGCTCTTCTTTCTTTTCTTCCTCATGCTCCGCCGTCAGCTTCAGCTGCCCGTCGTTGACTTCAAGCTGGATCTCTTTTTCAGCAAAGCCCGGCAGTTCAGCTGTGACAAGGTATTCATGCTCGGTCTCAGCAACATCTACCCGAGGGGTGATCGTGTACTCCTTTTCCTCGAAGGTGTCAAAGAAGAAGGGCCTGAAGAGATCATCAAAAAGCCTGCGCCTCGGAAGCAACCCTTTTAATGGATCATAAAGTGTTAGTGCTGTCATTTTTCCATCCTCCTTTCTTCAACTTCATTTACCTGTAACATAAGTCCGAAGTCGTCTTTGTCAACCCTCAGGAATCGGGAATGCGAGATGAAGGCCTCTGATGATTGACACCGGATGAGCATTGGGATATTTTTAAATAATGGTTGATCGGAATAACAAAGAAGCAGAGGCAGTTGAGGAGGAGCTCGAGGAGTTAGAACCCTCGTCCGGGGATGACCTTCTGCCAATAACCAGAATAGAGGCTGAGGCTCCGGCTCTCTATGATCCCCTGGATCGCTATTTTTACGAAGTCGGGAAGTACCATCTCCTGACCCGGGAAGAGGAGACGGCTCTGGCGATCAAGGTCCGGGAACACCACGACCAGGAAGCAGCTTACCGTCTGGTAACGTCAAACCTGAGGCTCGTTATCAAAATCGCCATGGATTTCCATCGCCATTGGACAAAGAACCTGCTGGATTTGATCCAGGAAGGCAATGTCGGCTTGATACAGGCAGTTTCCAAATTCAACCCTTACCGCGGCGTCAAGTTCTCCTATTATGCCTCCTTCTGGATCAAGGCGTATATTCTCAAGTTTATCCTGGACAACTGGCACCTGGTGCGGGTGGGCACAACGCAGGCCCAGCGCAAGCTCTTCTTTAACTTGAAAAAGGAAAAGGAAAAATTACTAGCTCAAGGAATTGATCCCGGCCCCAAGCTCCTGGCAGAACAACTTCAGGTCAGGGAAAAGGATGTAATCGAGATGGAGCCCCGTCTGGAGGGGGCAGAGATTTCCCTGGATGCCTCGGCGTACGAAGACTCAAAGGACGCCTTCCTTACATTTTTACCGGCTGATGAGACGGAAACGGATGATTTCCTGGCGAAAAAAGAGATCAAAAAAATGCTGCATGCGATTGTGGAAGATTTTCGGCAGACACTCGAAGGCCGCGACCTGGATATCTTCGACAACCGTATTTTAGCTGAAAATCCACTAACTTTGCAGGAGATGGGTCAGAAATACGATATCTCCCGGGAGCGTATCCGGCAGCTTGAAGATCGAATAAAAAAGAATCTTCGCCAGCGTTTTATGGAAGAGTTCCCAGAATTTACCGCAGATGATTTCCTGGCGGCCATTGGAATGGAGGATTAATCCTTGCGGTACCAAGGCACTGTCTACCGACCGCCAAGTGAAGCGCAAAGCCTGCTCATCCAGGCAACGATCGGCTGTCCGCTATGCTCCTGAGCGATCATATTTCCAATTACATCAATCTTACGGGGGAGCTGCCAGGGGACAGGCCGGAGCTGCTGGCTGATCTTGAGGCGGCCATGGATCTGGACTGCTCCCAACTAGCTCGACGTCTAACGGTCTTATAGTTGCAGGGTTGGTCACGGCGGCTGGAGGGCTTATTTAAACTTCATAGCAGGAAGGAAAAATTTTTGTCTATTATTCGATTTTTTTTAGCCTGGTGTATGCTGACGCCATTTGTGCTGATCTGTGCTTGCGCTCCTGTTCCGCCCGCATCCATTTCGGCTTCAAGTCCTTATCCGGACGAATCCAAGGAGCAGAAGCCTGTCTCTAAGGCCTCTCTGGATCAGCTTCCCCGGGCGGCAGCCTACTATTATTTTATGCTGTCCAACCTTTCTCTGGCTGCGGGTAAGGCCCAGCTTGGCCTTGAATATCTCAACACTGCCAGGCAAATAGACCCGGAGTCGGCTTTTTTAGAAGGTGAGCTGGCATATTATTATCTCAGGGGAGGTCAATCGGCAGAGGCCCTGAAGCACGCCCGCTCGGCTGTGGCCAAGAATCCTGACTATCGCCCGGCGCGTCTCTTGCTGGCCGGATTTCTCAAGGCCATGAAGCGGCACGAGGAGGCCATTGCGGAGTATAAGACCATCTTAGAAAAGGACCCTGACGCCTACGAGGTTCTCATGCGCCTGGGGATGATATACATGGATCTCCGGCGGTATGAGCAGGCAGAAAAGGTTTTGACGCATCTGCTTGAGATCAAGCCGGAGTCTCATTTTGCTATTTTTTATCTTGGACGGATCGCCTTGGCCCGGAAGGAGGTTGTCCGGGCTGAGGAGCGTTTTTTAGAGGCATTGAAGATTGCCCCGGAGTTCGAACCCGCCTTTAGCAATCTGGTTATCCTGTATGAAAAAGATGAAAAGCCAGAAAAATTAGAAGAGCTCGAGAAGGTATATCAAAAATTGATACGCCTCAAACCCTCAGCCAATCAGGCCCGAATCCTCATGGCCCGGCTCTACCTCAAGTTCGGGCGGGAGAAGCAGGCTCAGGAGCTGTTCGATGAATTAAAGGCCGAGGCGCTAAACCCTAAAGATATCGGGCTTCGCATCGGCCTGGTCTATTTTGAACGGGGTCAGTTTGAAAAGGCCATCAAAGAGCTTCGACTCGTTCTTGAATCCGATCCGGACAACGTTCGGGCTAGATATTATTTGAGCCTGGCCTACGAGGAAACGGAGGAGTACCAGAAAGCCGTCGAGGGTTTTTTGTTCTTCAAGCCTGAATCGGATTTCTTTGTGGAAGCCCGGCTGCACCTGGCCTATGCCATGAGCGAGCTTGATGACCTCAAGGCCGCCATTCAATATATCAAGGAGGCCATCGAGCATAAGCCTAAACAGTCGGTTCTGTACCGCTCCCTGGCCACTCTTTACGAGGAGAACGAACAGTTAGACCTGGCAAAAGAGACCGTGGAAAAGGGTTTGAGAATGGACCCCCAAAACCTGGGCCTGAACTTCCGCCTGGGCGTTATACTTGACAAGTTTAAAGACAAGGAAGGTTCAATCAGGCAGATGAAAGGGGTCATTGAACTTGACCCTGAGCATGCCGACGCCATGAACTACCTGGCATACACCTGGGCTGAGATGGGCAGCAACCTGGATGAGGCCCTAATGCTGGCGCAAAAGGCTGCCAAGATCAAACCAAATGCCGGTTATATCATTGACACCATTGGCTGGATTTATTTCCAGCAGGGTATTTTCCCTTCAGCTCTAGAACATTTGAAACGAGCGGCCGAGCTCATGCCCGAAGATCCGGTCATTCATGAACATCTGGGTGACACCTATTTCAAGCTGGAGCAGTTTCAGAAGGCCTTTGAGGTTTACCTCGAGGTTCAGAAACTCGGTCCAGAAGACAAGGACCGTCTTGAAAAGAAGATCAGGGACCTTAAAGGCCTCTTGCCTTAAACTGGCCGGCTCGAGACAGATTTTGCTGGCTCTGCTGGCCTTTTCGTTCGCGGGCTGCGCGTCCTTAGCTCCTGTAATCCCTGAGCCCCCTCTGCCCGAGGCCTCGGCGCTGGTGGACCATTTTCGCGCTCAGCAAGGCAGGATTAAAAGTTTTGTCGCCCGGGGCCGGCTGCGGGTCGAGAGTCCTCAAGTTAATTATCAGGCCAAGATCACCTTGGCCGCTGTTCGTCCTGCCCGTTTCAGGCTGACAGCGATTGATTTTTTTGGGCGCTCAATGATGACTCTTGCCTCTAACCAGGGTGAAATCTTCTTCCTAGATCACAGTCGGGCCAGGCTATACCGGGGACCGATCAGCCAGGGAACCTTAAAGCGCTTCTTGCCTTTCAACCTAAAAATTTCTGATATCATTACCTTTTTTGTCGGCGGTGTTATATTGTCTTCCCACCAGGAGGCTGAAGTTTCGCGGGTGGAGCCTGGCCTGTGGCGCCTGAGCCTGCTGGGACCGAACAAGGCTACGAAGGAACGAATTTACCTGGACCCGTTGAACAGGCGTGTCCTTCGCATTGAGATGAGTTTTAAAGCGGAAGATGGTTTGATGCAGATCGAATTTTCAGACTATCGCGATCTGGAAGGTCAGGAGATTCCGTTTCACATACGACTGACGGATCGGCAGGAAAAGGCTGAGCTGATCCTGGATTACCAGGAGTTGAAACTTGATTTCGAACTCCCGGACAGGCTTTTCAATCTGTCAGCGCCGCCGGGCGTCGAGGTGATTGATCTGCCGGGCTGAGGGAGACATGGAGTTAAAACTTGCGGCTGACAGTATGCTGGGCGGTCTGGCCAGATGGCTGCGGTTGTTAGGGCTTGACACGTATTATTTGCAGCATGGCCCGGGGACTCCTCTGCCAGATCGTATCTTGCTCACCCGCCGCACCGGCCGGCCCCATCAGCCCCGGCTCAGGGGGTGGCTGGAGGTCATCAACCTCTCGCAAAACCGAACCCTGTCCCAGTTACAAGAGGCGGTTCAGGCCC is a window of Deltaproteobacteria bacterium DNA encoding:
- a CDS encoding Mut7-C RNAse domain-containing protein, producing MELKLAADSMLGGLARWLRLLGLDTYYLQHGPGTPLPDRILLTRRTGRPHQPRLRGWLEVINLSQNRTLSQLQEAVQALGLKKEDIHPLTRCSVCNHLLQKVSKEEVLGRVPEFVHGHHDEFSLCPGCGRIYWPGTHHGRMQVVIQGLWENSS
- a CDS encoding tetratricopeptide repeat protein, coding for MSIIRFFLAWCMLTPFVLICACAPVPPASISASSPYPDESKEQKPVSKASLDQLPRAAAYYYFMLSNLSLAAGKAQLGLEYLNTARQIDPESAFLEGELAYYYLRGGQSAEALKHARSAVAKNPDYRPARLLLAGFLKAMKRHEEAIAEYKTILEKDPDAYEVLMRLGMIYMDLRRYEQAEKVLTHLLEIKPESHFAIFYLGRIALARKEVVRAEERFLEALKIAPEFEPAFSNLVILYEKDEKPEKLEELEKVYQKLIRLKPSANQARILMARLYLKFGREKQAQELFDELKAEALNPKDIGLRIGLVYFERGQFEKAIKELRLVLESDPDNVRARYYLSLAYEETEEYQKAVEGFLFFKPESDFFVEARLHLAYAMSELDDLKAAIQYIKEAIEHKPKQSVLYRSLATLYEENEQLDLAKETVEKGLRMDPQNLGLNFRLGVILDKFKDKEGSIRQMKGVIELDPEHADAMNYLAYTWAEMGSNLDEALMLAQKAAKIKPNAGYIIDTIGWIYFQQGIFPSALEHLKRAAELMPEDPVIHEHLGDTYFKLEQFQKAFEVYLEVQKLGPEDKDRLEKKIRDLKGLLP
- a CDS encoding DUF4292 domain-containing protein, which produces MKRRSGTLKASCLKLAGSRQILLALLAFSFAGCASLAPVIPEPPLPEASALVDHFRAQQGRIKSFVARGRLRVESPQVNYQAKITLAAVRPARFRLTAIDFFGRSMMTLASNQGEIFFLDHSRARLYRGPISQGTLKRFLPFNLKISDIITFFVGGVILSSHQEAEVSRVEPGLWRLSLLGPNKATKERIYLDPLNRRVLRIEMSFKAEDGLMQIEFSDYRDLEGQEIPFHIRLTDRQEKAELILDYQELKLDFELPDRLFNLSAPPGVEVIDLPG
- a CDS encoding RNA polymerase factor sigma-32, translating into MVDRNNKEAEAVEEELEELEPSSGDDLLPITRIEAEAPALYDPLDRYFYEVGKYHLLTREEETALAIKVREHHDQEAAYRLVTSNLRLVIKIAMDFHRHWTKNLLDLIQEGNVGLIQAVSKFNPYRGVKFSYYASFWIKAYILKFILDNWHLVRVGTTQAQRKLFFNLKKEKEKLLAQGIDPGPKLLAEQLQVREKDVIEMEPRLEGAEISLDASAYEDSKDAFLTFLPADETETDDFLAKKEIKKMLHAIVEDFRQTLEGRDLDIFDNRILAENPLTLQEMGQKYDISRERIRQLEDRIKKNLRQRFMEEFPEFTADDFLAAIGMED